Proteins from one Shewanella pealeana ATCC 700345 genomic window:
- a CDS encoding HD-GYP domain-containing protein: protein MTNSCKVAVGQLQVGNFVRLPIAWKDHPFIFNSFKIKQQTQIELIKNLGIEFVYVRPERSDTQPLSSIEAKQQKPQIIDNNLEQLSGELNQQKAKSIDAQQSLRRRLQKTEKHFIRNVAMMRNLTSKLRNRPLDAVNEAKELIHGVCNQLLTDDKLVLHLMADAKSDEGIYYHSLNVAVLSMLIAKELGWSRKEIELVGMGALFHDIGKLKIPTQLLRKTTPFTHSEQIYFNQHPAMGAELINITDNFPQQALPIILNHHEFLDGSGTPKGLLEKDLDKLSQLVCAINTYDNLCHSDRSRKARTPYSALGYLYKNYQSRLNQQVINRLVKMLGVYPPGSVVELSSGQFAMVMSVNLSKLLLPRVLVYDPNVPKEQAPIVDLASEGLTIIRCLPLAALPEKVLKYLNPREKISYFFGAEK from the coding sequence ATGACAAATAGTTGTAAAGTCGCTGTAGGACAGCTGCAAGTTGGGAACTTTGTTAGGTTACCCATAGCATGGAAAGACCATCCATTCATATTCAATAGCTTCAAAATTAAGCAGCAGACTCAAATTGAACTGATAAAGAATCTCGGGATCGAGTTTGTCTACGTCCGTCCAGAGCGTAGCGATACTCAGCCGCTTTCAAGCATCGAAGCGAAACAGCAAAAACCACAAATTATAGATAACAACCTCGAACAACTATCTGGTGAATTAAACCAGCAAAAAGCCAAAAGCATTGATGCACAGCAATCCTTAAGACGTCGCTTACAAAAAACCGAGAAGCACTTCATTCGTAATGTTGCCATGATGCGTAATCTCACCAGTAAATTACGTAACCGACCACTCGATGCCGTTAATGAAGCCAAAGAACTCATTCATGGCGTTTGTAATCAACTACTCACCGATGACAAGTTAGTGCTTCATCTTATGGCCGATGCCAAGAGTGATGAAGGAATTTATTACCATTCTCTTAACGTCGCAGTACTTTCTATGCTAATTGCCAAAGAACTTGGCTGGAGTCGTAAAGAAATTGAATTGGTCGGCATGGGTGCGCTATTTCACGACATAGGCAAGCTTAAGATCCCAACCCAGTTACTGCGTAAAACGACCCCGTTTACTCACTCTGAACAGATATATTTTAACCAGCATCCAGCAATGGGGGCAGAGCTTATTAATATTACAGATAATTTCCCCCAACAAGCGCTGCCTATCATCTTAAACCACCATGAATTTCTAGATGGTTCAGGCACACCTAAGGGGCTGTTAGAAAAAGATTTAGATAAGTTAAGCCAATTAGTCTGTGCGATTAATACCTACGACAACCTATGCCATTCCGACAGGAGCAGGAAAGCCAGAACACCATACTCTGCACTTGGCTATCTGTATAAAAACTATCAGAGTCGGCTTAATCAGCAAGTAATAAATCGTTTAGTCAAAATGCTAGGAGTTTACCCTCCAGGCAGCGTGGTTGAGCTATCGTCGGGACAATTTGCTATGGTGATGTCGGTTAATTTAAGCAAACTTCTGTTACCAAGAGTGCTAGTTTACGACCCTAACGTTCCGAAGGAACAAGCGCCGATTGTAGACTTAGCGAGTGAAGGGCTGACTATTATTAGATGTTTACCCTTAGCTGCGCTGCCAGAGAAAGTGCTGAAATACCTCAACCCAAGAGAAAAGATCAGCTACTTCTTTGGAGCCGAGAAGTAA